The DNA sequence GCGTCGTCGGGTTGTGGCGAGCGATCACCTACGCGTTCGAGCCGGGCCCGACACGCGCGTACCAGCGCATCGACGCGATCAACGTCGGCTTCGCAGCGGTGCAGTTGCTGTTAGTGCCGCTCGTCGCGGATCACGAGGTGTTACTCGTCGCGGTTGTCGGTCACGTCGTCGCCGTTGCGGTCGTTGCGACGCTCTCGATCGTCGTTCAGGGACGGAAAGAAGCGAGGGGAGTGGCGTCTCCCGACCACCGTTAGTTCGACTTGATCTGCTCGAAGGTATCGAGCAGGTCCTCGGCGGAGTCGCCGGCGTCGTACTCGACCTCGCCGTGATAGATCGTCCGCTCGTCGTCGAAGTCCGTGTCGACCGT is a window from the Natrinema sp. HArc-T2 genome containing:
- a CDS encoding DUF5786 family protein, whose protein sequence is MSMGAYDEDEHERREKQASTVDTDFDDERTIYHGEVEYDAGDSAEDLLDTFEQIKSN